ATGCCGAACACAGTAGTTAAGCTCGTAAACGCCGAAAGTACTTGGCTGGAAACGGCCCGGGAGCATAGGTAGCTGCTGATTACGCCAAAGAGACCGTCGAAGTGACGGTCTCTTTTTTTATTGCAAGCAGATGGCATTAAAGAACTTCAAGTGACGCCCATATATCGCCTTGTAACCGGCGGCAAGGCATTGTCGGTAACGGCTGCATCAGATCAGCATGTGGCGAGAGTAGCGGAAGGCACTCGAATGCGAATTGGTTTCACCTGAAATGTGAAAAAGGGAAAGAAAAAAGAGGGCGATTGCCCTCTTTTTTTGAAAATGCTTAGAATCGATATTGCAAGGAGACTGTGTAGGTTCTTTCACGAGCGGCCTCGCCTGCGTAGAATTTTTTGTCGAACAGGTTGTAGATATCGCCTTGTAAGACGAGCCCTTCTTGGATTTCATAGTTGGCGGAAAGGCTGGTGACGAAGTACGAGTCTTCCGATTTGTACTCACCGGTATCGACATCGGGCGCTTGTCTTTCGCTGACATAGGTGTTATCCAAGAGCACTTGCCAGGGTTTGGCATCCCATTGCACGCCGAAATGAACGAGATGACGCGGGATATCGTAGTACCGATCGCCATCTACTTTGGCATCGGTCAGGGCGTAGTTGGCATAGGCCGACCAATTCTGGTTGAAGCGGTACTGCGTACCGAATTCGATGCCGCGGCGAACGAGATCGCTGCTACTATTGTAGTACGCACGAGGTTTTCCTTCCGGTGTCATAAGAGAGACGAGATCTTGCGTTTTGGCATGGAAGAGCGTCACATCCCAAGTCAGGTTTTGATCATGGTGTTTGTAACCGACTTCCCAAGTATTGGTCGTTTCCGGTTTTAAGTCCGGATTCGGGGAAATACGTGCGCTGTTGCGATATACTTGGTAAAGTATCGGCGGATTGAAAGAGTGGCCGTAGCTGATAAACGCGGAATTATTCTCATCGAAGCGATGTTCCACCGCTACTTTCGGGGACCATTCGCCATAACTTTCGGAAGCGAAGTTGTTATTTTGCCAAGTGCCTTTTTTCAAGACATTGTTGTAGCCGTTTTCTTTTTTGTAGCGGTCGTAACGCATGCCCAAGTAGAGATCGGTCGTATCCGCGACTTGCCATTTATCTTGGAGATAAAACGCATGCAAGATCCCGCGTCCGCCATTGTATTCATAGGGGCTGCGGCCGGTATCGCGAGCGATGTCCCGCCAGTGCTCCATGTCAAAACGGGTTTGCGCGAAGGATTCGCGATTGTAGTTGTAGCCGACCGTGAGCGTATGGTCTTTGAGGTCGATGTTTTTGTGAATATCGAAGTTATACGCCTTGCTCGGATAGTAGGAGAAGTCACCCCGTCCGTTCCATGCATTCAAAGTGTCCTTGTTGACGATGTCGGGGGCGCTTCCGGAAGAGCTGAAGCCGTCGTTGAAGCGATTGGTATATCCGAAATGCGCGAAGAGTTGATTCTTGCGATCGGCGAACTGCAGGCGATGGACGTCCATATCGCGGACACCGTAGTACCCGAGATAGTCATCCGGGTAAATCGTCAAAATTCTCTTATCGGGCAATTCCCAAACGCCGCTCCAAATAGGGTTGCCGTCTTCGTCGTGAGCATAGGTGAAGGGATTGCGGTAGTCGTAATTGTGCTTCGAGCGGGTGAAGGCGTAGTCTAAGCTACGATCTTCATCGAAATCATAGCCCAAGGAGAAGGACCATGTTTCCGTGTCATTCAATTTTTCGCCACGCGAGCCGATGATGTAGTAATCCCTTGCCGATTGCGCCAAGTTGACTTGGTGCGTCGGTGTGACCGGTTTTTTTGGATTTTGTTTTACTGCTCTTTTGTCGATGTAGTAGCCGACGTAGCCGTCCGTGGAGCGTTTTTCATAACCGATGCCCATGCGCCAGTTGTCTTTTCTGACCTTTGTGTTCAAACCGAAACGTTTCGTTTTATTGCTTCCGTAAGAAAGAATCGCATTACCGCTGAGTTCTTCCTGCGATTTCGCGGTGATGATGTTGATGACACCGCCGACGGCGCGACCGCCGTAAAGCGACGAGCCGGCGCCGCGGACAACTTCGATTTTTTCAATATCCGTGGTCGGTAAGACGGCCCAGTCGACGCTACCGTTCCAGCCGGAATTCAAGGGTTGTCCGTCAAGCATGATCAAGGTTTCAGTGGAACCGAAACCGCGTATCGTCATATCGGAAGACATGCCTCCGTCCGCGACCGGCGAACGATAGACACCGGTAGTACGCGCTAACGTATCGGCAAGGTTTTGGACCGGCCGTTTTTTCATTTCTTCCGCCGTGACGACATTGACAGATGCCGGCACATATTGTGTTTTTTCTTCAAGCCGCGTCGCGGTGACGATCACTTCCCCGAGATCGTACTGCGGTGCCGCATACGCGATGCTCGTTCCGGCAACCATCGCCAAGACGAGCGGAATGAGTTTCCTTTTTTCCATAAAGGCCTCCTCAGGAATAAATAATAAATGATAACAATTACATATAACCGCAAACCATATCGGTTACAATTAAATATAGTATACATTCTCGAAAAGATTTGGTCAAAGAAAGAAAAGAAAAAAGTAAAATATTTCTTATTGCAATATTTGTTGCTATGAATTTACCAAAAGATCCATACGATGAATCTCTTGGCGCGGAACTTCAGACCGTTCACGGATGGATTTAAGGTGGCAAAAAGATAAGCGTGATATAATAAACAAAATGAAATTTTACTTCAGCTCATAAGAGAGGGGATTCTAATGAATGAAATGAAACCAGCGCAAGTCGTGGAAGAAATGACGTTTAAGCGCGCCTTTGAACGTTGCGTACGAGAAAAATATGTGACTTTCAGCGGTCGCGCGTCGCGTTCGGAATATTGGAAGTTCATGCTGATTTATGTGGTTATTTTGTTCATTGCGCAGGCGTTGGATGCGGGCCTTTTTCCGCACACCGTAGACGAGACCGGAATGGGAGGAACGATCACGACGATCGTGACGATCCTGCTGTTTCTGCCGGGGCTTGGGGTGCACATTCGCCGTCTGCACGATGTCGGCAAAAGCGGTTGGTGGGTTTTGTTGCAGATTGTGCCGCTCATCGGTACGTTGGTGTTGCTTTATTTCTTGGTGAAACCGTCGGAAAAAGGTACGAACAAGTACGGTCCGCAGCCTTCGGAAACATTATAAAAGTCCGCTTTGGCGGGCTTTTTTGTTGGAAACAATACGACAAATGCGAAAAGAAAAAGTGACCGAATGAAATTTTACACGGATATTTTGCAAGTAAAAATATGGTCATGATTTTGGCATGGTACGGGAAATTTTTCATGCAAAGCAGCAAACAATCGGTAATACACGACTTTTTGCGCGTTGTATTTCACTCGTTTTTGACAAAGCGCTGCGGCGGGAAACGACCGTACAGCGCGGACGGTATCGATAAATTTATATGATATAATAAGAACAGGAGTTTGTGAGCGGACCGGACAATTTTGATTGTCCATAGTAAGATCAGCAAGAATGTTCGGGACATCTGTATATTAGGAGGTTTTATTTTGGCGAAAGAAAAACTGCAGATCATCCCCCTCGGAGGTTTAGGGGAGATCGGTAAAAACATGACGGTATTTCGTTATGGAGACGATATTGTGGTGCTGGATTCGGGTTTGGCATTTCCGGATAACGAAATGCTGGGGATTGATATTGTCATCCCGGATTTCAGCTATTTGATTGAAAATAAGGACAAAGTACGCGCGATTGTGATCACGCACGGGCACGAGGACCATATCGGCTCGCTTTCGTACCTGTTGAAGGAAGTTTCGGCGCCGGTTTACGCGACGCGCCTGACCTGCGGTTTGATCGAAGGCAAGTTGAAAGAAAATCGCGTGGGCAAGTACCAACTGAATGTCGTTAAATCCGGTGATGAAATCACGGCCGGTGTGTTTAAAGTAGGATTTTTCCATGTGAACCATTCCATTCCGGATTCCTGCGGGATTTATTTCCGCACGCCGGTGGGAACGGTGGTGCATAGCGGCGACTTTAAGATCGACTACACGCCGGTGGACGGCAAGATGATGGATTTCAAAAAAATTACGGAGCTCGGCAATCGCGGCGTGCTCGTGTATTGCGCGGACTCGACGAACGCGGAACGCGCCGGGCACACGCCTTCGGAAAAAACGGTTTCCGCGGCGCTGATGCGGGAGTTTGAGCAGGCGCGCGGCCGGATCATTTTAGCGACGTTTGCATCCAATGTGTCCCGTTTGCAGATGGCGATCGACGCGGCGGTGGCGAATCAACGCAAAGTAGCGGTGTTCGGTCGTTCCATGGTGAATGTCGTCGGGATCGCGCTCGAGATCGGGTACCTCACGGCGCCGAAAGGAACGATTATCGACAGCGATGAAATCAATCGCTATCGCGCGGATCAACTTTGCATTTTAACGACCGGCAGCCAGGGTGAACCGATGGCGGGCCTTTCGCGGATGGCGGACGGCGCGCATCGACAGATCCAAATCCATCCGAATGACACGGTCATTCTCTCGGCGTCGCCGATTCCGGGTAACGAAACGAGCGTCGGCCGCACGATTGATAAATTGGTGAAACTGGGCGCGCATGTGGTGCACGGTTCGGACAAG
This window of the Negativicoccus succinicivorans genome carries:
- a CDS encoding DUF805 domain-containing protein, yielding MNEMKPAQVVEEMTFKRAFERCVREKYVTFSGRASRSEYWKFMLIYVVILFIAQALDAGLFPHTVDETGMGGTITTIVTILLFLPGLGVHIRRLHDVGKSGWWVLLQIVPLIGTLVLLYFLVKPSEKGTNKYGPQPSETL
- a CDS encoding TonB-dependent receptor plug domain-containing protein, which translates into the protein MEKRKLIPLVLAMVAGTSIAYAAPQYDLGEVIVTATRLEEKTQYVPASVNVVTAEEMKKRPVQNLADTLARTTGVYRSPVADGGMSSDMTIRGFGSTETLIMLDGQPLNSGWNGSVDWAVLPTTDIEKIEVVRGAGSSLYGGRAVGGVINIITAKSQEELSGNAILSYGSNKTKRFGLNTKVRKDNWRMGIGYEKRSTDGYVGYYIDKRAVKQNPKKPVTPTHQVNLAQSARDYYIIGSRGEKLNDTETWSFSLGYDFDEDRSLDYAFTRSKHNYDYRNPFTYAHDEDGNPIWSGVWELPDKRILTIYPDDYLGYYGVRDMDVHRLQFADRKNQLFAHFGYTNRFNDGFSSSGSAPDIVNKDTLNAWNGRGDFSYYPSKAYNFDIHKNIDLKDHTLTVGYNYNRESFAQTRFDMEHWRDIARDTGRSPYEYNGGRGILHAFYLQDKWQVADTTDLYLGMRYDRYKKENGYNNVLKKGTWQNNNFASESYGEWSPKVAVEHRFDENNSAFISYGHSFNPPILYQVYRNSARISPNPDLKPETTNTWEVGYKHHDQNLTWDVTLFHAKTQDLVSLMTPEGKPRAYYNSSSDLVRRGIEFGTQYRFNQNWSAYANYALTDAKVDGDRYYDIPRHLVHFGVQWDAKPWQVLLDNTYVSERQAPDVDTGEYKSEDSYFVTSLSANYEIQEGLVLQGDIYNLFDKKFYAGEAARERTYTVSLQYRF
- a CDS encoding ribonuclease J; the encoded protein is MLAKEKLQIIPLGGLGEIGKNMTVFRYGDDIVVLDSGLAFPDNEMLGIDIVIPDFSYLIENKDKVRAIVITHGHEDHIGSLSYLLKEVSAPVYATRLTCGLIEGKLKENRVGKYQLNVVKSGDEITAGVFKVGFFHVNHSIPDSCGIYFRTPVGTVVHSGDFKIDYTPVDGKMMDFKKITELGNRGVLVYCADSTNAERAGHTPSEKTVSAALMREFEQARGRIILATFASNVSRLQMAIDAAVANQRKVAVFGRSMVNVVGIALEIGYLTAPKGTIIDSDEINRYRADQLCILTTGSQGEPMAGLSRMADGAHRQIQIHPNDTVILSASPIPGNETSVGRTIDKLVKLGAHVVHGSDKKVHVSGHGSQEELKMMLSLIRPRFFIPMHGEYRMLHKHAEIAESLGVKRDNILIGENGQIFEFTGRKGRLADKVQAGKVYVDGLGVGDVGNIVIRDRQQLSQDGMVIVTMVLEKGSAQVLAGPDIVSRGFIYMRDSEALIREMTRRVDAVIERCADNNITEWNVIKTQIRDTLSRYIFEKTRRRPMILPIIQEVH